GAGTCATTGCATACCAACTAGTTACAAAGAAGCCATAAAAAAGTCATCAATAGATTGTTATCTATTGTGTTAATTGTGGATGCTAGGCTTGTTTGCTGAagaaattcttttaaatattataaaattatgtgtgaaaatatattaatattgcatGTGTTTTccgaagaaaattatttattaaatgtacacCTAGGTACATAATATCTATTAGTCATTGGTATATTGATAACATGTGATTGAGTTGTGCATTCACTCAATTAAGGTCAGAGGTTTTCTGATTTGTTAATAATGAGATAATGATAGTCACTATGTTAATTAGAATTATACTCTGTTTGGAAGATTCAAGAAATTTTCACTAAGGTTTTTCTGTAGGGGAAATCCATGTGACTTAGTTTAACCTATATCATTTTTTGCTTTCTTCTTAGTTTTTCGCAATACTTACGATTTGTCTATTGCCTTGTTTCTAatgttaagtatattttttttttagatctGTGATGTAGTATCAGAATTGGCAAGAAATCACATTGATGATGATGGCGTTAACCAATGGCCTGAATTTCTACAGTTTATGTTCAATTGTGCTGGTGCACAAGATCCCAACCTACAAGAGGCTGGTATTAGGATGTTCACGTAAGTTATTTAATTCTAGATCTATGTCAGATAACACATTTTAATCCAGCAAGAGATTAGTATGTGTATTCCAAAATTGTGCACATATTTACATGtcacatttattttagaaatgtgGTATTGCCAACATGTGCTATAACAAACTGGGAATTTCGCTAACATCATCCTCTTAATAGGATGAAGTTTGATAGTAGTTCTCCAGACATTTTATGTCAATTACATTTCTATCAAGTTAATGAgaagttttatagttttcttAGATTTAATACTATTGGCTTATTGCCAAGATATAAACAGTGTGGGCCTTCCATAAATTCTAGTCTAGATTAAAGTCATTAGTTTTTTTTCGAAGTGTTACGTTAATAGAGTAATTGATGTTATTAGGTCAGTGCCTGGTGTGTTTGGGCACCGTCAGAATGAGAACTTGCCAGTGATCAAACGCATGCTGCTGTCTGCTCTCCAGTCCAGCTCTGAGGCTCTTCGCACCCAAGCCGTGAAGGCCGTGGGCGCTTTCATACTGCTTCACGACAAAGAGCCTGCCATACACAAACATTTCAGTGATATTCTTGTCCCATTGATGCAGGTATGtgtgaaatattgaaaaaaaaatctttattgtgTAATTTATATTGCAAAAGCCCCATTGGCTGAGATAAGTCTTCATGTTTCTATGTACATAAGATTCTCACATGGatcaaataatgaaaaacattaGATCgcatttttaagtatttagtaCATGGCTTGTATTTGGCACAAGGCTTATTCTTAATTCCATATTTGTTGTACTAATGAAAATGTACAAACTTGTTTTATAGAATTCCTGTGTTAGTATTTGATAAACAATTGTAAAGGTCAATTCAACAATTCGTTTATAATGGCTGAGTATAATATACTACTACATAAATTGTTGACCACTTGTGATTCAAAGCATTGTGTAGTTATTACAATTTGTTCTATATTTAGACTGCATGTACTTGATAGGTGATTTTTATCTCTCATTGTATTGATACCATTTGAAAATCCGACACACAACTGATACTATTTAAAATGAGATGTATCTTCGGTGGGcgttaattttgtaatttttacgtGGCAATTACAATAACTAAAAAtccattgtttttttatgtagacAGGTGTAACTGAAATGCCTAAGAGAAAATCAATTGGATCAATTATGGACAAATCTTGcgatataatatgtttattatgaaGCACATATTTACATACTCATTTTCATGTAGAATGTGGTATTGCCAACATGTGCAAGAACAAATTGGGAATTTCGCTAACATCATCCTTTAAATAGGATGGAGTTTGATAGTAGTTCTCCAGACATTTCAACTTCGTAGTTACGTAACATTAACTTGCGATTACAAAACATTATcaatgtataaatatgttttcaacAGGTTATCGTTCAATCGATTGAGAAGAGTGATGACGACTCTGCACTAAAAGTGCTTATTGAGTTAGCTGAGTCTGCACCAAAATTCCTGAGACCACAACTGGAGCCTATTTTCCATGTTTGCATAAAGGTTTGTAGATTTTACACAATGTTCGCAACATATTACACATTTTGATATTACTGCTTGATTTTTTCTGTACAATTTAACAGACTTATTAAATGTTTGGTTGTACCCAGATCGTAGGTGACAAAGATGCTGAGGACAACTGGCGGCAGCTGGCGCTGGAAGCGATGGTGACGCTCTGCGAGACAGCGCCCGCCATGGTGCGCAAGCAAGTGCCGAAGGGCGTGTGCACTCTCACGCCGCTCGTGCTCGAGATGATGTGCGAGCTCGACGACGAGCCTGACTGGTCCCTCAAGGACGACGCCGCTGAAGATGACAATGAACAGtcagtatattaattttaaagttttagctATTTATAAATCGAGGGGTAAGTTTCTGTTTCTTGGCTGCAACACTCTTGTTTTAGTCACATAGAAACTTACGAGATCAAATATCGAGATAATTAGCACTCTATGTTCCTTATACATTTGGGTGTCAGTCCCTTGataacaaatacaatttgattataatgaaatatcttTATCAACAGAGAGTCCAAGTATAAGCCCAattatttacatagaaaaatTATTGTTACAGAAACTATGTAGCTGCTGAATCAGCTCTTGACCGCATGTGCTGTGGGCTCGGTGGCAAGATCATGTTGAGTTTGATCGTGGGCCAGGTGCCTGAAATGTTGCAATCCCAAGATTGGAGGCGCCGCCACGCTGCGCTTATGGCCgtctcttcggccggcgaaggTTGTCATAAGCAGATGGAACAGATGCTTGACCAAGTTGTCTCTGCTGTGCTTAACTATCTTACTGACCCTGTAAGTATTAGTATGACTATTAAACCACATTTTGaagaataatatcaaatatgttCATGACACAATACAAATGTTTCAGCATCCTCGTGTCCGTTACGCCGCATGTAACGCCGTTGGTCAGATGTCGACTGACTTTGCCCCAGTGTTTGAAAAGAAATTCCACGACAAAGTTGTCCCCGGGCTCTTGATGGTGCTTGATGACAATGCTAACCCTCGCGTGCAggtaatatacattattatttgaagTGTAAAGCATTTTTTACAATGGATTTTccaatgttaattttattatttgtctgtTAGGCTCATGCTGCTGCAGCTCTTGTAAACTTCAGTGAGGATTGTCCCAAACCAATTCTCACTCAATACCTTGATCCTCTGATGTGCAAGCTTGAAGTAATCTTGACCACAAAATTCAAAGAGGTAAGAAAAAAATCCAATCTGTTATTTGGTTGTACCCAATGTTCGTTAGTGATATGCCTATAACTCAAGGTCCATCACTTCCATAACATTGGGAGAACAAATTGTGGCGTTTGCTCCATTTCTTTCTTGATAGAAAGTTAGGGATCTCAGTTCACatacatttaaacattttatattttatctgtatcatatattatgcaaataaaatattgaactaaACATGGTGTACTTAATATGTTTTAGCTGGTTGAACGCGGCACCAAGCTTGTGCTAGAACAAATTGTCACAACGATCGCGTCTGTGGCCGACACTGTAGAAAAAGATTTCGTTATATACTATGACCGCTTGATGCCTTGCCTCAAGTACATCATCGCTAACGCCACCACTGACGACTTCAAAATGCTTCGTGGAAAAACAATCGAGTGTGTCAGCCTTATTGGTATGTtcattttaataagaaaaatgtcATTGATTACATTTTTAGTGTAAGATTTGATTTCGTGTTGCTTCATTATTGATGTAGCTACTGAAATCTTACAAGATTAAATATCAAGATAATTAGCGCGTGATGTTCCTTATACATTTATGTGTCAGTCCCTTGATAACATtggaaatattgtaatattttgttatcattattattgtcaATTCAGTTCTTAAAATTGCATGTTAAAGACTGGATGGGAACTTAAAACAGAGTTATAATcgaacagtaataaataaattataattatttgaattgtaGGTTTGGCTGTCGGTGAAGAAAAGTTCACATCAGATGCATCTGAAGTGATGGATTTACTGCTGAAGACCCACACTGAAGGAGAACAGCTTCCAGCTGATGACCCACAAACTTCATACCTTATCTCTGCCTGGTCACGAATCTGCAGAATTATGGGTAAACCACATTTTATAGTACTTACcagaattttattatacctgCATCAATATAGGtctattattacaaaaattacaaagtttCTTCTTCTTGGCTTCATTCAGCTCATATTGTCCAATGTTCGTTAGTGATACACTTACATTATAAAGTGCATCACTTCCATATCATTGGTAGATTAAATGTGACATTTGCTCCATTTCTTTCCTGTCCTATAGAAAGTAAGGGATCTCAGTTCACAGACATACATATATAAGTGGAAATTAATCAGTCTAGTGTTAAAATACGTGccattatttactataataatatttctttaggCAAGAAATTCGCTCAATACCTTCCAATGGTGATGGAACCCGTCATGCGCACTGCTGCCATGAAACCCGAGGTAGCGTTGCTGGACAACGACGACCTAGAGACCATCGAAGGTGACCTTGACTGGCATTTCGTCACGCTTGGCGAACAACAAAATTTCGGCATCAAAACTGCTGGTATGACTTTGTTTTCCTCATAACAGATTTTTGACAGATATTATTCATTTGAGGTgagcattaaataatattttctattatcaGGTCTTGAAGACAAAGCTTCCGCCTGCGACATGCTTGTGTGCTATGCTCGGGAACTGAAGGAGGAATTCGCCGAATATGCTGAAGATGTAGTAAAACTAATGGTGCCTATGCTGAAATTCTATTTCCACGACAATGTGCGCACGGCGGCAGCAGAGTCCCTCCCGTACTTGCTGGAGTGTGCTCGCATCCGCGGCCCGCAGTACATCCAGGGCATGTGGGCTTACATCCTGCCTGAACTGCTTAAGGCCATCGACTCTGAACCTGAGCAAGAAGTACAAGTAGAACTTCTTAACAGCCTTGCTAAGGTAATACgacttattaatttaagtattataaCCATTTCAGAGTATTTTATCTACCACTCTTGTGGTCCAAATGATGTAGATTAATACGGGTATTTAAGTATTGAAATGCTAATTTGGTTGCTTATTTTTCTAGTGCATTGAGCTGCTTGGTGCCGGATGTCTATCTGATGAGATGATGACTGAGGTATTACGAATCCTTAACAAACTACTCACTGAACACTTCGAACGCGCCACTGAACGTCGTCAAAAACGTGCCGATGAGGACTACGATGAGGTACGCTTTTCACCTCATAATTTCGCTCAGTtcaatcttttttatttcttttctaaCATTTCTTTTTGATAACCAGGTCGTCGAGGAACAACTGGCTGACGAAGACAATGAAGACGTCTACGGTCTATCGCGCGTCGCCGACGTTTTGCACGCCCTCATGTCGGCATACAGGGAAAGCTTTTTCCCACACCTCGACAATCTCCTGCCCCATTTGGTTCAGCTGCTGGCACCCGCTCGCCCATACTCGGACCGTCAGTGGGCTATATGTATTTTCGACGACGTCATCGAATTCGGAGGTGAGGGTTAAGAGACTTCAGTCACGcgtcttaaaaataataaagatcttCGAGATCATTATTCGGATTTCCGGGGAGTATGAATTAAAATACGGACGTTCCGCAGGTCCCGCGTGCGTGAAATACCAAGACATATTCCTGGAGCCGATGCTGAACGGGCTGCGCGAGTCGGAAGCGGAGGTGCGGCAGGCGGCGGCGTACGGCTGCGGCGTGCTG
Above is a window of Anticarsia gemmatalis isolate Benzon Research Colony breed Stoneville strain chromosome 2, ilAntGemm2 primary, whole genome shotgun sequence DNA encoding:
- the Karybeta3 gene encoding karyopherin beta 3 encodes the protein MAGDQAQFYQLLNTLLSTDNGIRSQAEDAYNNIPTETKVIHLVGAIQNADLGEEGRQTAAVLLRRLFSAEFFEFFPKLPFEQQTALREQLLLTLQMEVSQQLRRKICDVVSELARNHIDDDGVNQWPEFLQFMFNCAGAQDPNLQEAGIRMFTSVPGVFGHRQNENLPVIKRMLLSALQSSSEALRTQAVKAVGAFILLHDKEPAIHKHFSDILVPLMQVIVQSIEKSDDDSALKVLIELAESAPKFLRPQLEPIFHVCIKIVGDKDAEDNWRQLALEAMVTLCETAPAMVRKQVPKGVCTLTPLVLEMMCELDDEPDWSLKDDAAEDDNEQNYVAAESALDRMCCGLGGKIMLSLIVGQVPEMLQSQDWRRRHAALMAVSSAGEGCHKQMEQMLDQVVSAVLNYLTDPHPRVRYAACNAVGQMSTDFAPVFEKKFHDKVVPGLLMVLDDNANPRVQAHAAAALVNFSEDCPKPILTQYLDPLMCKLEVILTTKFKELVERGTKLVLEQIVTTIASVADTVEKDFVIYYDRLMPCLKYIIANATTDDFKMLRGKTIECVSLIGLAVGEEKFTSDASEVMDLLLKTHTEGEQLPADDPQTSYLISAWSRICRIMGKKFAQYLPMVMEPVMRTAAMKPEVALLDNDDLETIEGDLDWHFVTLGEQQNFGIKTAGLEDKASACDMLVCYARELKEEFAEYAEDVVKLMVPMLKFYFHDNVRTAAAESLPYLLECARIRGPQYIQGMWAYILPELLKAIDSEPEQEVQVELLNSLAKCIELLGAGCLSDEMMTEVLRILNKLLTEHFERATERRQKRADEDYDEVVEEQLADEDNEDVYGLSRVADVLHALMSAYRESFFPHLDNLLPHLVQLLAPARPYSDRQWAICIFDDVIEFGGPACVKYQDIFLEPMLNGLRESEAEVRQAAAYGCGVLAQFGGAAFAGACARAVPLLAALVAEPDSRSVENLNATENAISAVAKIIKYNHSQIDRDEIIRHWLTWLPVTEDTEEAPHVYSLLCELAASGHAALASPDAPQRVIATLAEAFLRDAVPSDNPVFAQMVALVRQIQGNAELFNSVLMQLSNEHKEALQLALST